The following are encoded together in the Thalassolituus oleivorans MIL-1 genome:
- a CDS encoding alpha-E domain-containing protein, translating into MLSKVAERVYWAARYIERVESTARLVNIYDQLLFDMPRQVNFGWYNLIVINSLEQDFNDRYSVRDERNVVKFLLGDDTNPCSIVSSLQSIRENIRTTRDVIPAEAWEMVNELTQFVQENLNQGINRSNRHEFLDHVIKACQQIVGLMFVNMSRDEAWDMLMLGQNIERADMTTRNLDAAIAAILQVEDDEFAVNSRQIIWANVLRSLNADQPFRRAMRCSIKGAPVVHFLLADDHFPRAITYCLNTIIASAKALPKSKDVKREADALHKVVIASTNSESYGSSFRDDLNELQIAIQNLHQLIGRTWFLSEQ; encoded by the coding sequence ATGCTATCTAAAGTTGCTGAACGAGTTTATTGGGCTGCTCGCTATATTGAGCGCGTAGAAAGTACTGCACGCTTGGTCAATATTTATGACCAGTTGTTATTTGATATGCCGCGTCAGGTCAACTTCGGTTGGTACAACCTGATCGTGATTAATAGTTTGGAGCAAGACTTCAACGATCGTTACTCGGTGCGTGATGAGCGTAACGTGGTGAAGTTTTTATTGGGCGACGATACGAATCCCTGCTCAATTGTTAGCTCGCTACAAAGTATCCGTGAAAATATCCGCACCACTCGTGATGTTATTCCTGCGGAAGCTTGGGAGATGGTTAACGAGCTTACCCAGTTCGTGCAAGAGAACTTGAACCAAGGCATCAACCGCAGCAATCGTCATGAGTTTCTAGATCACGTGATTAAGGCCTGCCAGCAAATTGTCGGTCTGATGTTTGTGAACATGTCTCGTGATGAAGCGTGGGATATGTTAATGCTTGGGCAAAATATTGAACGTGCTGATATGACAACGCGTAACTTGGATGCCGCTATTGCAGCGATTTTACAAGTTGAAGACGATGAGTTTGCGGTTAACTCTCGGCAGATTATTTGGGCTAACGTATTGCGCTCACTTAATGCTGATCAACCGTTCCGTCGGGCAATGCGTTGCAGCATTAAAGGGGCGCCGGTTGTTCACTTTCTTTTAGCAGATGACCACTTTCCGCGAGCCATTACTTATTGCTTGAACACCATTATTGCGTCTGCCAAAGCCTTGCCTAAATCTAAAGATGTTAAGCGTGAAGCGGATGCCCTTCACAAGGTCGTCATTGCCAGTACCAACAGTGAATCATATGGGTCGTCGTTTCGTGACGATTTGAACGAGCTGCAGATAGCGATACAAAATTTGCACCAGCTCATTGGCAGAACTTGGTTTCTGTCAGAACAGTAG
- a CDS encoding circularly permuted type 2 ATP-grasp protein, with protein MPIDWKKYELQENFFDELISSPGNARQPARQLVNYLSSLSEDDINSRKIAADSTIKDMGVSFTVYTEGGNIDRAWPFDIVPRVISKAQWDKTAAGLKQRLKALNMFIDDLYHDQNIIRDGIIPEFILKQSKNYLKECEGVSPRFGVWAHICGTDLVRDSDGQFYVLEDNLRVPSGVSYMLENRSIMKRVLPEVFEKVNIAPVGDYPEHLFNTLVALSPRDIAKPVIVVLTPGIYNSAYFEHAFLAQRMGAELVEGSDLVVQDDDCVYMKTIAGLERVDVIYRRIDDLFLDPEVFDPTSVLGVAGLMRAWSAGNVALANAPGAGVADDKVVYAFVPDIIRYYLKEEPLIPNVETFLCYDDEQRAYVLDNLDKLVVKPANESGGYGMLVGPHSTKKERETFAELIKANPRNYIAQPTLALSTAPTLVGKNKLEPRHLDLRPFILQSKDTYVTTGGLTRVAMKKGSLVVNSSQGGGSKDTWIVDTTTGNR; from the coding sequence ATGCCAATCGATTGGAAGAAATACGAACTTCAGGAAAATTTCTTCGACGAGTTAATCAGCAGTCCGGGCAATGCTCGCCAACCTGCCCGTCAGCTCGTCAATTATCTAAGTTCCTTGTCAGAAGATGACATTAATTCGCGCAAAATAGCCGCCGACTCCACGATCAAAGATATGGGAGTTTCGTTCACTGTTTACACCGAAGGTGGGAACATTGACCGCGCCTGGCCTTTTGATATTGTGCCGCGCGTGATTTCTAAAGCTCAATGGGACAAAACAGCGGCTGGCTTAAAGCAGCGTTTGAAAGCCCTGAATATGTTTATTGACGATCTTTACCATGATCAAAACATTATTCGAGACGGCATTATTCCCGAGTTTATTCTCAAGCAATCAAAGAACTACCTTAAAGAGTGTGAGGGTGTGAGTCCGCGCTTCGGCGTTTGGGCGCATATTTGTGGCACTGATTTGGTGCGCGATTCTGATGGCCAGTTTTATGTGCTGGAAGATAACTTACGCGTGCCGTCGGGCGTGTCTTACATGCTAGAGAACCGCTCAATTATGAAGCGCGTTTTGCCTGAGGTGTTCGAGAAGGTCAATATTGCCCCTGTTGGTGATTATCCTGAGCATTTGTTCAATACTCTCGTGGCATTATCGCCACGCGATATTGCCAAGCCTGTGATCGTGGTTCTTACGCCGGGTATTTATAACTCGGCTTATTTTGAGCACGCGTTTTTAGCTCAACGTATGGGTGCAGAGCTGGTTGAAGGCAGTGACCTTGTTGTTCAAGATGATGATTGTGTTTATATGAAGACCATTGCCGGTCTTGAACGTGTCGATGTGATCTATCGCCGTATCGACGACTTGTTCTTAGATCCTGAAGTATTTGATCCAACATCGGTATTGGGCGTTGCTGGTTTAATGCGCGCTTGGAGCGCAGGTAATGTTGCGCTCGCAAATGCTCCCGGGGCAGGAGTTGCCGACGACAAAGTAGTGTACGCATTTGTGCCGGATATTATTCGTTACTATCTAAAAGAAGAGCCTTTAATACCTAACGTTGAAACCTTCTTGTGTTATGACGACGAGCAGCGCGCCTATGTGCTCGATAACCTCGATAAGTTAGTTGTGAAGCCGGCGAACGAATCCGGTGGTTACGGTATGTTGGTGGGGCCGCATTCGACTAAAAAAGAACGCGAAACCTTTGCCGAGTTAATTAAAGCGAACCCGCGTAATTATATTGCTCAGCCAACATTGGCATTATCGACCGCGCCGACGTTGGTGGGTAAAAACAAATTGGAGCCGCGTCATTTGGATTTGCGACCATTTATCCTGCAATCCAAAGACACCTATGTGACAACTGGGGGGTTAACCCGTGTTGCTATGAAAAAAGGCTCCCTGGTGGTCAACTCCTCCCAAGGTGGTGGTAGTAAAGACACTTGGATCGTAGATACCACAACGGGTAATCGCTAA
- a CDS encoding ABC transporter substrate-binding protein — protein sequence MRAIWILLTIATLGLVAACLPTEAPLRIGTNVWPGYEPFYLARQLGHYKDQDIRLIELPSSTDVMNALRLEQLEGAALTLDEVITLSAEGLDLVVVMVCDISNGADVVMARPEITSLVDLRGKHIAAETTAVGALMLDSLLKAANLSASDVKIEYLPPANHEDAYLRNDIDAMVTFEPYSSKLADVGAQVLFDSSQISGQIVDVLVFNRQLVNNQDKRIGSVIDGYFKARKLIIEHDSHAFTVVNQRLRLPPEQLPKVYSQLIFPSPEENRRQLSGEHSYLSRTANELAELMSRQHLISRKPELSRFTTDQFISVTK from the coding sequence GTGCGCGCCATATGGATATTGTTAACCATCGCTACTCTCGGATTGGTCGCAGCATGCTTGCCGACCGAGGCACCACTGCGTATTGGTACCAATGTTTGGCCTGGTTATGAACCGTTTTATCTAGCACGACAGCTTGGTCACTATAAAGATCAAGATATTAGGCTAATTGAGTTACCGTCATCGACGGATGTGATGAATGCGCTTCGTTTAGAACAACTGGAAGGGGCAGCACTGACCTTAGACGAAGTCATTACCTTATCCGCGGAAGGGTTAGATCTCGTGGTCGTCATGGTTTGTGACATATCCAATGGTGCTGATGTTGTTATGGCTCGCCCAGAAATTACATCGCTCGTGGATTTACGGGGGAAACATATTGCAGCAGAAACGACCGCAGTAGGGGCGCTGATGCTGGATTCACTGCTGAAAGCCGCCAATCTATCCGCCTCAGATGTTAAAATTGAGTATCTCCCTCCGGCAAACCACGAAGATGCCTATCTCCGTAACGACATCGATGCCATGGTTACATTTGAACCTTATTCGTCCAAGCTTGCGGATGTTGGCGCTCAGGTCCTCTTTGACAGCTCACAAATCAGCGGGCAAATCGTCGACGTACTTGTCTTTAACCGCCAGCTCGTCAACAACCAAGATAAGCGAATAGGTAGCGTTATCGATGGTTATTTCAAAGCACGAAAGCTCATTATTGAGCACGATTCGCATGCATTTACTGTAGTTAACCAACGCCTGCGACTACCACCCGAACAACTACCCAAGGTCTATAGCCAGCTAATATTCCCAAGCCCTGAAGAAAATCGCCGCCAATTATCAGGCGAGCATTCATATTTAAGCCGAACTGCAAATGAGCTCGCCGAATTAATGTCTCGGCAACATCTAATATCCAGAAAACCAGAGCTTTCGAGATTCACTACCGACCAATTTATCTCGGTAACAAAATGA
- a CDS encoding putative bifunctional diguanylate cyclase/phosphodiesterase, giving the protein MKRHYSIRRLLMYWSLLALGVTAIILGYFLFQSRLDLFEENWKSKIQYDLESLRIVMQQQLLNDDWSQADQSLSNMATRPHLLYMALFDEKDKQVQLATSRADIGHRFNRNLVAKDLDSKLRIFQVSRQQDQFYALIPIQIRSNKSRSNSAAWVYAHYDSHQDYNAMLLGLLQKISIVVAMMVLYQLGQSHIVRQHVLEPLQRLVTFTKLLQEGRMGDTIKTHTSTEFVYLENAFNGLSIHLKHSMRQIEQQHMLNSAFTLGFPDIAFVVDSNGIIRGRFGSSASSVDRLNRDLIDTPFTAWVNLSEVALLEENKQRAIDTRELVIHEFRHDNVFFESRMVPLIDQENHDISRGVLWLVRDISDIKLKQELIEYQANFDPLTELANRRLALDRIEQKIVQSQQESSWGAVLFIDLDHFKNINDSLGHPIGDQLLIDIAARLKSTTDHQDLIARLGGDEFLVLSGELATTELLASKNAEALGMKILSAIKEPFTIDVNSFHLSASIGIACFPHDGITASDLIRQSDTAMYHAKALGRSQICIYNHSMQEKTKERLHLFNDLHQAILDNAFSLVFQPQLDDENHIIGAEVLCRWVNRGQSVSPDVFISAAEETNLILPLGRWLVMESCRTLKQWRDAELLPTSFNRLAINISAAQFMDPKFEEFITEAIRYHKLCPKLLELELTETLFMGDKHIIREKMSALSLLGFTFALDDFGTGYSSLSYLQRLPINKLKIDRSFVMDILDSKTPISIVDSIIQLGQNLKMDIIAEGVETNDQCAYLSNHGCHSFQGYLFSRPLTEENFLKFIRNHSSQQDV; this is encoded by the coding sequence ATGAAGCGGCATTATTCTATCCGTCGATTACTCATGTATTGGTCATTATTGGCTCTTGGCGTCACTGCAATAATTCTTGGCTATTTTCTTTTCCAGAGCCGACTAGACCTATTTGAAGAAAACTGGAAAAGCAAAATTCAGTACGACCTGGAAAGTCTGCGTATTGTGATGCAGCAACAACTACTGAACGATGATTGGAGCCAAGCGGATCAGAGCCTAAGTAATATGGCAACGCGTCCTCATTTATTGTATATGGCCCTGTTTGACGAAAAAGATAAGCAAGTACAACTCGCTACCAGCAGAGCAGATATCGGTCACCGATTTAACCGCAATCTGGTAGCAAAAGATCTCGATTCCAAGCTGCGTATATTTCAGGTATCACGTCAACAAGATCAATTTTATGCATTAATACCTATTCAAATTCGGTCTAACAAATCTCGTAGTAACTCTGCCGCTTGGGTGTATGCCCACTATGACTCCCATCAAGACTACAACGCTATGCTGCTAGGATTGTTGCAAAAAATATCCATCGTCGTAGCCATGATGGTTCTCTATCAATTAGGTCAGAGCCATATAGTTCGCCAGCATGTATTAGAACCTTTGCAACGACTTGTGACCTTCACTAAGTTACTGCAAGAAGGCCGAATGGGGGACACAATCAAAACCCATACATCAACAGAATTTGTCTATCTAGAAAATGCATTTAATGGACTTAGCATCCATTTAAAACACTCCATGCGCCAGATCGAACAGCAGCATATGCTTAATAGCGCTTTCACACTTGGCTTTCCTGATATCGCCTTTGTGGTAGACAGTAATGGTATTATTCGTGGCCGCTTTGGTAGTAGCGCGAGCTCAGTCGACCGTTTAAATAGAGACTTAATTGATACCCCATTTACCGCGTGGGTCAATCTATCTGAAGTAGCACTGTTAGAAGAAAATAAACAACGCGCGATTGATACGCGCGAATTAGTGATTCATGAGTTTCGCCATGATAATGTTTTTTTCGAATCACGCATGGTTCCGCTTATTGATCAAGAAAATCACGATATCTCACGCGGAGTGCTCTGGTTAGTTAGAGATATTAGCGATATTAAACTCAAGCAAGAGCTGATTGAATATCAGGCTAACTTTGATCCACTAACGGAACTCGCCAATCGGCGCTTAGCATTAGATCGTATTGAGCAAAAAATAGTGCAATCTCAGCAAGAATCCAGCTGGGGGGCCGTGTTATTTATCGACCTAGATCACTTCAAGAATATTAATGATTCGCTTGGACATCCGATAGGGGACCAACTCCTCATTGATATTGCTGCCCGTCTTAAATCGACGACAGATCACCAAGATCTTATCGCTCGATTGGGCGGTGATGAATTTTTAGTATTAAGCGGTGAACTGGCAACGACAGAGTTATTAGCAAGTAAAAATGCCGAAGCTCTCGGTATGAAGATTTTGTCTGCCATTAAAGAGCCATTTACAATTGATGTGAATAGCTTCCATTTATCCGCCAGTATCGGCATCGCTTGCTTCCCTCACGACGGTATTACCGCGAGTGATTTAATTCGCCAGTCGGATACCGCGATGTACCACGCCAAAGCACTTGGACGCAGCCAAATCTGTATTTATAACCACAGCATGCAAGAAAAAACCAAAGAGCGGCTACACCTATTTAATGACTTGCACCAAGCAATCTTAGATAACGCCTTTTCCTTGGTATTCCAACCCCAACTTGATGATGAAAACCATATCATTGGTGCCGAAGTGTTGTGCCGCTGGGTAAATCGCGGTCAATCGGTTAGTCCTGACGTATTTATTTCTGCCGCCGAGGAAACGAACTTAATCCTACCATTGGGGCGATGGCTAGTGATGGAAAGCTGCCGAACTTTAAAGCAATGGCGCGATGCTGAATTATTACCAACTAGTTTTAATCGTTTAGCGATTAATATCAGCGCCGCGCAATTTATGGATCCAAAATTTGAAGAGTTTATTACCGAGGCGATTAGGTACCACAAACTATGCCCTAAGTTACTCGAGCTTGAACTAACGGAGACATTGTTTATGGGCGATAAACATATCATTCGTGAGAAAATGAGCGCTCTAAGTCTACTCGGCTTTACTTTCGCGCTAGATGATTTTGGTACAGGTTACTCGTCACTCAGCTACCTACAGCGACTTCCTATTAACAAACTTAAAATTGATCGTTCATTTGTAATGGACATTCTTGATTCCAAGACCCCCATTAGTATCGTTGACTCTATTATTCAGCTCGGTCAGAACTTAAAAATGGATATTATTGCCGAGGGTGTCGAGACCAATGATCAATGCGCCTACCTTTCAAATCATGGCTGTCATTCCTTTCAAGGCTATTTATTCAGCCGACCACTGACCGAAGAAAATTTTCTCAAATTTATTCGCAACCACAGCTCTCAGCAAGACGTTTAA
- the cynS gene encoding cyanase: protein MDKVTMTEQIIAAKLEKGLTWEKIGKDLGMSPVWLTSACLGMNSAPAEKAEAITEYLGLGTEVCTALKAYPTKIWDQAVPTDPLVYRLYEVVGVYGETLKEVIQEKFGDGIMSAIDFSMEVDKIEDPKGDRVLLTLNGKFLPYKSW from the coding sequence ATCGATAAAGTTACCATGACCGAACAAATCATCGCTGCCAAACTGGAAAAAGGCTTAACTTGGGAGAAGATTGGTAAGGATCTTGGCATGTCACCAGTTTGGCTGACATCCGCTTGTTTAGGAATGAACAGTGCTCCGGCAGAAAAGGCCGAAGCCATAACCGAATACCTAGGATTAGGTACAGAAGTTTGCACAGCTCTTAAAGCTTATCCGACCAAGATTTGGGATCAAGCTGTCCCTACAGACCCTTTGGTGTACCGCTTGTACGAAGTCGTTGGCGTATACGGCGAAACATTAAAGGAAGTTATTCAGGAAAAATTCGGCGATGGCATCATGAGCGCCATCGACTTTTCAATGGAAGTTGACAAAATTGAAGATCCGAAAGGCGACCGCGTTTTATTGACGTTGAACGGTAAATTCCTCCCTTATAAGAGCTGGTAG
- a CDS encoding LysR family transcriptional regulator, with protein sequence MQNINISRVDLNLFVIFDAIYREGNLTRASEQLNLSQPAVSHALARLRERFNDPLFERSGKGMAPTPLAKAIIGRVRAALQDLESTLTEGLAFDPRLATRIFTMASRDVMEAAALPQLMQRLQTSAPQVQLRSLRVARKDMESALASGQIDFAADVLLPVSDQIRHQALGSETLVVVMRQGHPLASNRLNLDDYVNSRHILVSSRTEGQGVEDFALTRLGKVRQVTLRCQNYYAAVQVVANTDLLLTLPRTYAEQMQVQTGHIIQPLPLPLEPLEIHLYWHVKSTRDPAVMWMKEQMVDLF encoded by the coding sequence ATGCAGAATATTAATATATCTCGGGTGGATTTGAATCTATTCGTTATCTTCGATGCTATTTATCGCGAAGGAAATCTGACTCGAGCCAGTGAACAGCTGAACCTTTCCCAACCCGCGGTAAGTCATGCCCTTGCTAGATTGCGGGAGCGCTTCAATGACCCATTGTTTGAACGTTCGGGTAAAGGCATGGCGCCGACGCCGTTAGCTAAGGCGATTATTGGTCGCGTAAGAGCTGCGCTTCAGGATTTGGAGTCCACACTGACAGAAGGCTTGGCGTTTGATCCGCGTTTGGCCACTCGTATATTCACGATGGCGAGTCGTGATGTCATGGAGGCTGCTGCTTTACCCCAGTTAATGCAACGCTTGCAGACCAGTGCTCCGCAGGTGCAATTGCGCAGCTTACGCGTTGCTCGCAAAGATATGGAAAGTGCTTTGGCTAGCGGACAAATCGATTTTGCCGCAGATGTATTGTTGCCGGTCTCTGATCAAATCCGTCATCAAGCATTGGGCAGTGAAACGCTGGTTGTCGTTATGCGACAGGGTCACCCGCTAGCTTCTAATCGGCTAAATCTGGATGACTATGTGAATAGCCGTCATATTTTAGTGTCTAGTCGGACTGAGGGGCAGGGTGTTGAAGATTTTGCGTTAACGCGATTGGGTAAGGTTCGGCAGGTTACTTTGCGCTGCCAGAACTACTACGCGGCGGTGCAAGTGGTAGCCAATACCGATTTACTATTAACGTTGCCGCGCACCTATGCCGAGCAGATGCAGGTTCAGACTGGGCATATTATTCAGCCATTGCCATTACCATTGGAGCCGTTAGAAATACATTTATATTGGCATGTTAAGTCGACCAGAGATCCAGCAGTCATGTGGATGAAAGAGCAAATGGTCGACTTATTTTAA
- a CDS encoding class I adenylate-forming enzyme family protein, with product MSQYNPFLLLEFRAKISPNEIAFSDGVESLTFFSLHQLCLRVSKQLSLQNIAVGDRVILALTPKLGFIFTLALFHRGCLSCSSHLNTKLPDTLEFDWLITDRDAVLSEQRSVINIDQAWFANLPELSLRENSTPHDYGSSFCRMILTSGTTGVSKIVCLTPMQLNQRLNRNHMIWSCASGNEINLMGLATIGGFMTMLYCMQVGRAVLLPTSNETFLRMLREFYVVSLIASPLQINNILDYKQSKQALFAGIREIRLAGSSISGVLVKRVHNLFSGKLYGVYGSTEVGGVGMIELAQPSDVINAAYVQPGVEVQIVDELDNSVDLGVEGNIRIKSAGMIHDYEDDAEASRQSFRDGWFYPGDRGKLQPQGLLSLTGRTAEIINLGGWKINPDELDNVAETYTGLEDAASFAIDLPNGTVGIAMAIVENTNINLDVFRDFLLESLDPKSTPTYFFRVNSIPRNGMGKKLRSRLNEELRNLIA from the coding sequence ATGAGCCAATATAATCCGTTTTTATTGTTGGAATTTCGCGCGAAAATTTCCCCCAATGAAATAGCATTTAGCGATGGTGTAGAAAGTCTGACGTTTTTTTCACTCCATCAACTTTGTCTGCGTGTGTCAAAGCAGCTTTCCTTGCAAAATATTGCTGTTGGCGATCGTGTTATTTTGGCACTAACACCAAAGCTAGGATTTATTTTCACCCTTGCCTTGTTTCATCGAGGGTGCTTAAGTTGTAGTTCCCACCTAAATACGAAACTTCCTGACACGTTAGAATTTGATTGGCTAATTACCGATAGAGATGCAGTTTTGAGCGAACAGCGATCGGTTATCAATATTGACCAAGCTTGGTTTGCCAATCTGCCGGAACTCTCATTGCGCGAAAATTCAACACCTCACGATTACGGTAGTTCATTTTGTAGAATGATCTTAACGAGTGGTACGACGGGCGTTAGTAAAATAGTTTGCCTTACGCCAATGCAATTAAATCAGCGCCTCAATCGAAATCATATGATTTGGTCTTGTGCGTCTGGTAATGAGATTAATCTAATGGGATTAGCCACAATCGGTGGATTTATGACCATGCTGTATTGTATGCAGGTTGGACGTGCAGTTTTGCTACCAACCAGTAATGAGACATTTCTTCGAATGTTACGAGAGTTTTATGTGGTGTCTCTCATCGCATCTCCCTTGCAGATAAATAATATCCTCGATTACAAACAGTCGAAGCAGGCTTTATTCGCGGGTATCAGAGAAATTAGGCTGGCAGGTAGCTCTATCTCTGGAGTACTAGTTAAAAGGGTACATAATTTATTTTCAGGAAAGCTTTACGGTGTATATGGATCAACAGAAGTAGGCGGTGTTGGCATGATAGAACTCGCTCAGCCAAGCGATGTTATCAACGCTGCTTATGTTCAGCCGGGAGTTGAGGTTCAAATTGTCGATGAGCTTGATAATTCCGTTGATCTTGGAGTCGAAGGCAATATTCGCATTAAATCGGCAGGGATGATTCATGACTATGAGGATGATGCTGAAGCGTCACGGCAATCTTTTCGTGATGGCTGGTTCTACCCGGGAGATAGAGGAAAGTTACAGCCGCAGGGGCTATTAAGTCTAACAGGACGAACGGCAGAAATTATTAATTTAGGCGGCTGGAAAATAAATCCAGACGAATTAGATAATGTAGCCGAAACTTATACCGGACTAGAAGATGCGGCCAGTTTTGCTATCGATTTACCGAATGGTACCGTTGGAATAGCAATGGCGATTGTCGAAAATACGAATATTAATTTAGACGTCTTTCGTGATTTTCTACTTGAATCTCTTGATCCTAAAAGTACGCCGACATATTTCTTTCGCGTAAACAGTATTCCACGCAATGGAATGGGGAAAAAATTACGAAGTCGCCTTAACGAAGAGCTACGAAACTTGATTGCATGA
- a CDS encoding F0F1 ATP synthase subunit epsilon, translating into MAITVHCDIVSAEENLFSGQVERVVASGILGDLGIEPGHAALITPLQPGPVRIVKQNGEEEIVYVSGGFLEVQPNSVTVLADTAVRADDLDEAAALEAKKHAEQAMENQGGDFDYSRAMSQLAIAAGQLRAIQQIREKLGKR; encoded by the coding sequence ATGGCGATTACCGTCCACTGCGATATCGTCAGCGCCGAAGAGAATCTTTTCTCTGGCCAAGTTGAGCGCGTAGTAGCATCAGGCATTTTGGGTGACCTTGGTATTGAACCAGGCCACGCCGCTTTGATCACTCCGTTACAGCCAGGTCCAGTCCGTATTGTTAAACAAAACGGTGAAGAAGAGATTGTTTACGTCTCTGGTGGTTTTCTAGAAGTGCAGCCCAATTCAGTCACCGTGCTTGCCGATACTGCGGTTCGTGCAGACGATCTGGATGAAGCAGCCGCTCTGGAAGCGAAGAAACATGCAGAGCAAGCGATGGAAAATCAAGGCGGCGACTTTGATTACTCACGCGCTATGTCTCAGCTGGCGATTGCTGCAGGTCAACTGCGTGCTATCCAGCAAATTCGTGAGAAACTGGGTAAGCGTTAA
- the atpD gene encoding F0F1 ATP synthase subunit beta: MSGCIVQIIGAVIDVEFPRDVVPKVYDALTVDGTETTLEVQQQLGDGVVRTIAMGSTEGLKRGLQVTNTNGPISVPVGIETLGRIMDVLGRPIDECGPIGEKEVASIHRKAPAFDEQANSTDLLETGIKVIDLVCPFAKGGKVGLFGGAGVGKTVNMMELINNIAKAHSGLSVFAGVGERTREGNDFYYEMAESGVVNLDDKAKSKVAMVYGQMNEPPGNRLRVALTGLTMAEKFRDEGKDVLLFVDNIYRYTLAGTEVSALLGRMPSAVGYQPTLAEEMGVLQERITSTKTGSITSIQAVYVPADDMTDPSPATTFAHLDSTVSLSRDIASKGIYPAIDPLDSTSRQLDPLVIGNEHYNVARGVQGVLQRYKELKDIIAILGMDELSDEDKLLVSRARKIERFLSQPFHVAEIFTGAPGKYVSLKETIRGFQGILNGDYDSLPEQAFYMVGTIDEAVEKAGKM; encoded by the coding sequence ATGAGCGGATGTATCGTACAGATCATCGGTGCCGTAATCGACGTGGAATTTCCGCGTGATGTGGTACCTAAGGTCTACGACGCCCTTACTGTTGATGGTACAGAAACCACCCTCGAAGTTCAGCAACAGCTGGGCGATGGCGTAGTTCGTACTATTGCGATGGGCTCGACAGAAGGTCTGAAGCGTGGGCTTCAAGTAACAAACACGAACGGTCCTATTTCTGTACCTGTGGGTATCGAAACACTGGGTCGTATCATGGACGTTCTTGGTCGCCCTATCGACGAATGTGGCCCTATCGGTGAGAAAGAAGTTGCTTCTATTCACCGCAAGGCACCAGCATTTGACGAGCAAGCAAATTCTACAGATTTGCTAGAAACTGGTATCAAAGTAATCGACTTGGTTTGCCCATTCGCTAAGGGTGGTAAAGTAGGTCTGTTCGGTGGTGCTGGTGTTGGTAAAACTGTAAACATGATGGAATTGATCAACAACATCGCTAAGGCACACTCAGGTTTGTCTGTATTCGCCGGTGTTGGTGAGCGTACTCGTGAAGGTAACGATTTCTACTACGAAATGGCAGAGTCTGGTGTTGTAAACCTAGACGACAAAGCTAAATCAAAAGTAGCAATGGTTTACGGTCAGATGAATGAGCCGCCGGGTAACCGTTTGCGCGTTGCATTGACTGGTCTGACGATGGCTGAGAAATTCCGTGACGAAGGTAAAGACGTACTGTTGTTCGTTGACAACATCTACCGTTACACCTTGGCGGGAACGGAAGTATCTGCACTGTTAGGCCGTATGCCTTCAGCGGTAGGTTACCAGCCAACTTTGGCAGAAGAGATGGGTGTTCTTCAAGAGCGTATCACTTCTACTAAGACTGGTTCGATCACGTCTATCCAAGCGGTATACGTACCTGCGGATGACATGACTGACCCAAGCCCAGCGACTACCTTCGCTCACTTGGACTCAACAGTATCTTTGTCTCGTGACATCGCTTCTAAGGGTATCTACCCAGCGATCGATCCACTAGACAGTACTTCACGTCAGTTGGATCCACTGGTTATCGGTAACGAACACTACAACGTAGCTCGTGGTGTTCAGGGTGTTCTTCAGCGCTATAAAGAACTGAAAGACATCATTGCGATTCTGGGTATGGACGAACTGTCTGACGAAGATAAGCTGCTGGTATCTCGTGCACGTAAGATCGAGCGTTTCCTGTCTCAGCCATTCCACGTGGCAGAGATCTTCACAGGCGCGCCTGGTAAGTACGTATCTCTGAAAGAAACCATCCGTGGTTTCCAGGGAATCCTGAACGGTGACTATGATAGCCTTCCAGAACAAGCGTTCTACATGGTTGGTACTATCGACGAAGCCGTCGAGAAAGCCGGTAAAATGTAA